The genomic region GCATTTGGCCGCTACGAGAACGCCTACGCGGCCGTTTGAGTGGACGTAGCCGTTCACCGCGCCGTTTTCGCCGGCATTGAGCGTTACGAAACGGCGGGTAACGATTTTTTCACCGATACGGGCGACTTGAGCAGTGAAATACTCCGAAAAAGTCCCGGTTTCGTATGACGACTCGTTCAGCTCTTCAAGAGTGCTGACGCCGGTCGTAAAAATGTGTGCCGCAGTATTGCCGACAAGGGCGATAAAACCGTCGTTTTTCGCGACGAAGTCGGTTTCGGAGTTGATCTCGACGAGCGATGCCGAAGCAAACGTATCGGCGACTTTCAGCCCCAGAAGGCCTTCTGCCGCAACACGGTCCGCTTTTTTGGCCGTTTGAGCCATACCTCGGTCACGGAGCCACTCTTTGGCTTTCTCCATGTCTCCTTCGGATTCGGTCAGAGCCTTTTTACAATCCATCATGGGCGCATCGGTTGCTTCCCGAAGCGCTTTTACCATTGCTGCTGTAATTTCTGCCATGATTACGCTTCCTCTGCGACTTCTTCGCTTGCCGCAGCTTCTTCGGCCGCAGCTTCAACCGCTACTTCTTCTTCGGCAACGGCTTCATCGCTTCCGCCGTTAGCCAGTGCTTTACCTTCGAGAACCGCTTCGGCCATTTCTTTACAGAAAAGCTGTATAGAACGGATCGCGTCGTCGTTACCCGGGATGGGGATGTCGATGACGTCGGGATCACAGTTGGTATCCAGAGGAGCAACTACTTTGATTCCGAGGTTGCGCGCTTCCTGAACCGCGATGTGTTCTTTTACCGCATCGATAACGAACATCATGTCGGGAAGCGTTTTCATGTGGCGGATACCGCCGAGGTACGCGATCAGTTTTTGTTTCTGGCGTTCCATCATCAGCGCTTCTTTTTTGGTCAGAAGGTTAACCTGCCCGCTGCTTTGCATCTCTTCGATGATGTCGAGTTTGCGGATCGATTTCTGGATTGTCGGGAAGTTGGTGAGCATTCCGCCCAACCAGCGGTTGTCAACGTATGGCATGCCGCATTTTTCAGCCGCTTCGCGGATCGCTACGCGCGCTTGTTTTTTCGTACCGACGAACAGAACGGTTTTCCCTTCCGCCGCAGCGTCAACGACTTGCTGATACGCATTGCGGAAATAACGCAATGTTTTTTGGAGGTCGATGATGTAAATGTTTTTGCGGACGCCGAAAATGTATTTTTTCATTTTCGGGTTCC from Campylobacterota bacterium harbors:
- the rpsB gene encoding 30S ribosomal protein S2, with protein sequence MVTMKDLLECGVHFGHQTRRWNPKMKKYIFGVRKNIYIIDLQKTLRYFRNAYQQVVDAAAEGKTVLFVGTKKQARVAIREAAEKCGMPYVDNRWLGGMLTNFPTIQKSIRKLDIIEEMQSSGQVNLLTKKEALMMERQKQKLIAYLGGIRHMKTLPDMMFVIDAVKEHIAVQEARNLGIKVVAPLDTNCDPDVIDIPIPGNDDAIRSIQLFCKEMAEAVLEGKALANGGSDEAVAEEEVAVEAAAEEAAASEEVAEEA